The genomic DNA ATTATTCGGCCGGTGGGATGGGTCCACACACTCAGGCCCACGAACGCGCCGCTCAGGACATAAGCCCACGGCCAGCCTCGTTGGGCGGCCAGCCAAAAGAAGCCACAGACACCGCTGAAGAGCAACGGCATCAGGATCACTCGGATGCCATAATGGCTGAAATGAAGATGCCAGAGGCTGATCGCTAGGGCCAGACTAGTAAAAGCGGCCACGCGTCGGCTCTCTTGGCGCAGAAGGGCGCGCAACAGCAAATAAGTGACTGGTATCGTGGCAATGCCGGCCAGCGCCGAGGTCAGCCGCAAGGTGTAAACGCTCAGCCCCAGCAACGAGGCCAGGCCGGCCTGTAGATAGGTGTAAAACGCCTCGCGCCCGTTGTTATCCGGTAAGAACAAGGGCCGTTCGCCTTGGAGGACCCTGGCGGCGTCGAGCGCGTTGAAGGCCTCGTCGAACTGGAAGCCAGGTGGGACCGTTCCTAGCCGGTAGAGGCGTAAGATTGCGGCGAGAAGAGTGAGCGCAAGCAGGATTACCCAATCGCGGCGGTCCCAACGGTTCATAGAGAGTCCCTCTCCAGATGGACTCGCCCCAACGCCGCCACCAACCCCAGGGCATACCAAAAGGCCACAGCAGGCTTAGAGCCTAGGGCCAGCGCGTCGGTGAGACCATAAACGTGCAGGGCCACTAGGCCTGCCGCTAGGCCCAGAGCGAGAGCTCTCACCCATCTCCCGCCATCAGCGGCAGAGGTTGAAGCAAGGGCTACTTGCCAACAGATGGTTAGCGCTACTATCAGAATCGCTAGATACGCAATCAGCCCCGGAATACCCAGATCCAACGCTGTTTGCAGGAAAATGTTGTGGGCATGGCCGATATCTGTATCCGGCGGAACGGTGAACAACGGATAGAGAACGGGTACAACTCGCCGGAAGGCGCCCAGCCCACAGCCGGTGAAGGGGAAATCCTGAATTGCGTAGAGCGCTCGGCTCCATATCTCCACTCGCCCCACCAGAGTGATATCCCCCACCATTTCTACCATCGGATTGGTGGCATCCGTCCCAAGAAGGCTATTCCTCAACGTCTGAGGGCCTAGATAGAGGACAGCCCCGATCATCTCCAAGGCCACCAAGACAGGCAGTGCGCCCCCCAGCCAGCGAATCCATCGGCGCCGAGCGGTGAGGCTGGTCAACGAGATCAAGGTCAGGACCCCCGCCGCCCCGCCAATCCAGCCGCTGCGGGATTGGGTGAGGAGAAGGGTCCCAGCCACCAGGGCTAGGAAGAGCAAACTTCCGATCAGGCCGAACAGAGGCCCCAGGACGGCGCGGCGGGAGAAGCGCCACCCAAAGATCAACGCCAGGGCCAGCGGGAAGTATAACGCGAGCACGCCGGCCAGATGATTGGGATTCACCCCAGGCGTCCCTTGGTCCTCAGGGATGGTGGTGATCAGACGAGGAATGCGCTGGCTCAATTCCCACAAAACTGGCACCTTAGCAGACCACTGAACACCCAGAACTCCGATCCCAATCAGAGCGACGCCGAGCAGGCAAAAGACCATCACTGCCAGCATCAACCCATGCCGACTGCTGGCTGTCATCGCCACCACACGGAAAGTGATCAACCCCAACACTACCCGCACCATATCCGGAAGGGTTACTTCCCATGCTGGGGAGGCCCAGACCCCCACCGGGATCATCAGGGCGAAGAGCAAAAGCGCGCCGTTGAAAGGGGTAGGAGGCCAAGACTCCCGTCGCACTACCCAGCGTAGAAGCCACCACACTACTAACACCGCCAGCGCAATCGCCGTCCAGCGCAGACGAATGGTGGGGAAAAGCAAAAGCGGCGCCACTGCGCCCACTACCAACCACTCCAAGCCCAATAGCCAGGACAGTATGCCTCTCATCGCCCTCCGCAGAATGCCTTCTCAACCTCGCTTAGCCGGTTTCCGGCCCACTCGGCCGATTTTCGCAATACCCCTCTCAATCTATGGGCTTCGTTTCAACACCGGCTAGCTTGCCTGGTCAAGTTCGATGGGCAAAGGGCTCACCCCGATGGCCCCACTGCCGGCGGCACCGGACGATCCACTGGTACTGGCATGCCGGCCGGCCGAGCTACCACGATCACCCGATGTGTATTGCTGGTGTACGGCCAGCACGTCACCAAAGTCAAGCGCTCATCGGGGAAGGGGCCGATCCAACGGGCGTTCTCCTGTCGCACTTCGGGCGGCTCTCCTTTCTCCTTGACGATCACCTTAAGCTCAACCACATAGCGAAATGCCTGTCCATCCGCATACAACACCACCTCATCGCCAGGCCTCAACCGCTCCACCCCACGAAAGACCTGCCCCTGAATGTTGTGATGCCCAGACAGCACAATGTTGCCAGGCTGACCCGGCAACGCCGAGCCTTCATGCCATCCAGCTGCATCGTCTGCTACCTCCCATATCTCGGTCACCCCTTCAGCTTCCTTTATCAGCCTCCGCCGGACGGGAACTACCGGCGCGTCCAGCCCAATGCTGGCGGCGACGATCCGATCCGGTGGATGCTCCGCTCCCCGAGGCAAGCGCAACCCGCGCGATGGCTCCACATCCCTTGCGTCCACCGAACGCGCTACTTGAGGCCGTAGCGACGGGGTGGGAACAGATCCCAGCGCCATAAAGCTGATCTCTGCCGTCGCCTCCACGGTCACCATGGGCTCGAGGGTGGACACGACACGATGGGCCACAGAATAGGTCAAAGGCGATGAGGCGGCCGTCGCCATGGGGGCTGGCGAGATAGCAAGTGTCCAAGCGGCGGTGCTCGCTTCCGACACATCCGCTGCCGAGGCCGTCGTCCGAACAGGAGATACAGTAGCTGCGGACAGGACGCCCCGAAAGCGCTCTTGGCCGTGCCAGGCCAGTAAACTCATCACAAGCAGCGGCATCGTGATCACCAGAAGGGCCAAAGCGCGCAGCCCGCGCAGCGGAGCCGGAGGGACGGTCGCCGCGGCCGCAGCTTGGGCTGCGAAGGCCGGGCAGAGAGTATACCGCCCGCCCAGACAATACCGTACTTGAACGTCTCGTCGCAGCGGGGCGTCCACATCGGCCAATGCGCAGCGATGACTCACATCCGGCTGCAGGACAGGATGGCCCGACGATCCTACTCGGGTCAGGAAGGGGCAGACCCGGGGATGAGGTGTGACTATCTCGGCGAATTGGCTCATAAGGTTAGTCTCTTTTGCCTCGCTGAAACAGGATTACGCGCCCTGGGAGCTTTTCAAAGGGTCACGGCCGATTGGCTCTCCGGCTGAGACGCGTACACACCGCGATACTCCGGGGGGAGCAACTCAGCCAGGCGGCGCATGATCTGCTCAGTGTAGCGATCCAATTCCTCTCCTCTGGCGTGGTTCGGCGTCCCAGGCAGCACGAACGGCTCGCCCACCACCACTCGGATAAGAGGCCGGCGCAACTGGAACAAGGTGCGGAATGCCTTCTCTTGACCGCTGATGCCGATGGGCAGGATCGTTGCACCTGTGCGCGAGGCGAGATAGGCTGCGCCGCCGCGGCCACGTTGCATCACCCCCGTTCGGCTGCGCGTCCCCTCTGGCGCAATGCCCAAAACTCCTCCCGCCTTGAGCACAGCCATCGCCTGGCTTAACGCCCGGCGATCCACTTCGCCGCGGTTGACAAAGATGGCGTTACCGATGGCGCGGAAGAGCGGGCCGAAGATCGGATGAACACCCCATTT from Anaerolineae bacterium includes the following:
- a CDS encoding O-antigen ligase family protein, which encodes MRGILSWLLGLEWLVVGAVAPLLLFPTIRLRWTAIALAVLVVWWLLRWVVRRESWPPTPFNGALLLFALMIPVGVWASPAWEVTLPDMVRVVLGLITFRVVAMTASSRHGLMLAVMVFCLLGVALIGIGVLGVQWSAKVPVLWELSQRIPRLITTIPEDQGTPGVNPNHLAGVLALYFPLALALIFGWRFSRRAVLGPLFGLIGSLLFLALVAGTLLLTQSRSGWIGGAAGVLTLISLTSLTARRRWIRWLGGALPVLVALEMIGAVLYLGPQTLRNSLLGTDATNPMVEMVGDITLVGRVEIWSRALYAIQDFPFTGCGLGAFRRVVPVLYPLFTVPPDTDIGHAHNIFLQTALDLGIPGLIAYLAILIVALTICWQVALASTSAADGGRWVRALALGLAAGLVALHVYGLTDALALGSKPAVAFWYALGLVAALGRVHLERDSL
- a CDS encoding sortase, whose protein sequence is MSQFAEIVTPHPRVCPFLTRVGSSGHPVLQPDVSHRCALADVDAPLRRDVQVRYCLGGRYTLCPAFAAQAAAAATVPPAPLRGLRALALLVITMPLLVMSLLAWHGQERFRGVLSAATVSPVRTTASAADVSEASTAAWTLAISPAPMATAASSPLTYSVAHRVVSTLEPMVTVEATAEISFMALGSVPTPSLRPQVARSVDARDVEPSRGLRLPRGAEHPPDRIVAASIGLDAPVVPVRRRLIKEAEGVTEIWEVADDAAGWHEGSALPGQPGNIVLSGHHNIQGQVFRGVERLRPGDEVVLYADGQAFRYVVELKVIVKEKGEPPEVRQENARWIGPFPDERLTLVTCWPYTSNTHRVIVVARPAGMPVPVDRPVPPAVGPSG
- a CDS encoding 1-acyl-sn-glycerol-3-phosphate acyltransferase; translation: MRLRNSPDTTEAVVRRALEMPWLYRAARAVIRFLLYLLFRIEISGAERLNQPGGPLLVVTNHLHWLDPPIVFAILPLRATVFAAEKWGVHPIFGPLFRAIGNAIFVNRGEVDRRALSQAMAVLKAGGVLGIAPEGTRSRTGVMQRGRGGAAYLASRTGATILPIGISGQEKAFRTLFQLRRPLIRVVVGEPFVLPGTPNHARGEELDRYTEQIMRRLAELLPPEYRGVYASQPESQSAVTL